In Rhodopirellula sp. P2, the DNA window TAGGCTTCGTCGACACATCGGCCTGCCATCGAAGCGGCGGAGCCAAAGCCGACAATGCCGGGGACGTTTTCACTGCCAGCTCGCAGTCCCATTTCGCGGCTCTCGCCGAATAAAATGGGTTTGAGTTCGAGGCCGCGGCGGACAAACAGGGCGCCAACGCCTTTGGGGCCATACATTTTGTGAGCGCTGAGTGCCAATGAGTCGACGCGAAGCTGCGTCACATCGACCGGAACCTTGCCAACCGCGGTGGTGGCATCGCAGTGAATTCGGATGCCCCGGTTGTGGCAGCGGTCCGCCAATTCACGAATGGGTTGCAGGGTGCCGAGCACATGGTTGGCCAATTGCAGGCAGACCATCTGGGTGGATTCGCGGAAACGTTTTTCAAATTCATCCGCACTGACCAGGCCTTGCGCGTCGCAGGGGACCAGTTCGACGTCCCAACCGAGACGCCCCAGTTGCAAGCCCGCCTGCATGACGGCATCGTGCTCAACGTTGCTGATCAACACGTGGGGAGGACCGTCGAGCGGATCCATGGTGTGGTCAAAATCTGCCGCACCGAGGATTCCGAGGTTGTTCGCTTCGGTTCCGCCGCTGGTGAACACCAATTCAAAGGGTTCGCAGCCGATCAGAAAGGCGACGGATTCGCGAGCCCCTTCGATCGCTTCGCTGACGGCCGAGGCATGAACATGCGATTGGGTCGGCAGCATGAAGTGTGTCGACCAATACGGCTGCATGGCCTCGATCACCGAGGGAGCCATCGGTGTGGTGCGATTGAAATCGAGGTAAATCAGTGACACGGCGGGAGAGTCAGAGGCGGCATAGCAAAGGAAGCGAATGCCAAGATTAACCCCTTTGCCGTGTGAATCCAGCCGCCATCATCGCAATTCCGATTGCGGGGCAGCTTTGCCGTGAGCCTCGGTTTGGCGATGCGCTGGATCAGCGAGGTTTTTTCTTGCGTCCTTTGGCCAGACGCTTCATCTTTTTGACTTCCTCTTCGGAGACAACCCAGCCGCGACAATTGCGGGCACCGCACTGACACTTGGGATTCCAGTCGAAGGCTTCCCAGGCATAGTCGAAGGTGATTTCGGTTTCGGCTTCGATGTTGCAGATCGCGACGACGCCCAGCGAGTAATTGGTCAGCTGCACCAATTCACAGTTGGGACTGCACGAGTGATTCATGAAGGCACCTGGTGTGCTGGGTTCGAGGTACCAGTCTTTGTCCAGGTCCATCACATATTCACTGCCCACGTAGTGCTTTTTGTGAATCAACTGTCCGGTGACTTCAAACACCAATTCGCCGGGTTGGAATTGGCGAGCCGCGTAGACGCCGAATCCACACCGTCCCGTCCCTTTGACTTCGATGTCGTCGTCGTAGTACGAGCGGTAGGAATAGTCCTTGTCAACGACAGCTTGGAGCTTCTTGCGGCGTTGTTTATCCAGTGCGGTCATTCGGTTTTTTGAAGAAAGATGAAGAGGAGACCATGGACGGATGTTACCAAGCTTTGCGAAACCGGAGCGGACCGTCAACGAGCAAACAAGCGAAATTTGCCGCCCGTTCTTGGGAGTGTCGATCCTAATCAGTTTGAAACGAATGTGAGGGCTGCGCGAGATCTAAAAAAACGTTCGACGTGCGACCGGGGGGAATGCCGATCTCAACGAAGCCAGCCGGTTTGATTGGTTTCCAGTTCCAAGGGATTTTCCATGTCACGTTCGCTCTTCACTTTCTTTTGTGTGATGACCATTTCTTTGGTCACCACCCATGCTCACGCGGACCTGGACTCCCTGTTGGGAGCTTGGACCCAGGAGGCTTCTGCGGATCATGCCGCAGGAGAATCGTTGGTGCTCAACAATGCCTCGGAACCATCGCTGCAAGTTCAGCACGTGCCCTCACCCGCGGAACTGTTTCCTTCGCAACCCGTTGCGACGGTGAATCCCTATGCGGTGACGCCCGGATCGATTGATTGCGGCGGCTGCGATTCAGCGGGGCCCTGCCAGAAACCTGCCTGCAAGACTTGTGGGCCAAAGTTCAAATGGGCCAAGCGACTTGGCGGCGGATGTGACTCCTGCGGCGAGTTGGTCGAACCCGGTTGCCAATCCTGCAAGTCGTGTGGACTGGGTGGCAAACTCAAAGGTTTGGGCAGCAAAGGCTGCAACACCTGCGGCGAGATTGTGGAAGGTTGTCAATCCGGATGCAACGTTGGACTGAGCGAGTGTCGTCCGCACCGTGCTCCCACGTTGCCACCGCCAAGCTCGATGCTGGAATACTTCCGCAGCCGACCTTCGTACTCAGGGATCTGGGCTGGGTACGCCGAAGAAACTCGCAACCGTTGTCGCAACAAGAGCCCTCACGTGTTGGGCACTTGCGATTGCTTGGGATGCCGAACCGGTGGCTGCCAAACGGGCAACTGTGCGACCGGAAGCTGCGGCCCTGTCTCACCAGCAGGCTGCGGTTGTGCCAGCTGTGGGCACTGAGTGTTGAGCAGGTGGGCAGGAATGATCGGGAACAACGATCGGAGCCGTTTGGGCGTTCGCTCAGGCTGCTTCGCCGACCCAACTGCGAATCACGTTGGCAGCAACTTCGGGATTGTCCTCCACCAAGGCGACCAGTTCGTCTTTGAGAGAGCCCCCGGTGATCTCCATCGCCTCGACCTTGTCCGCTTGTTCCTCCACCGTGATCGGAGGGGCTGGCAGTTCCAAGCCGAATCCTTCTTGGAAGTCGGTGGGGTCGGCATTGCCGCTGAGTGACTTCACGCTGCTGCGAGCGATCAAGAGTGCGGCGGCAGCCAAACCCAGCATGGCCAAGGTTTGCCATGAATCCGACAGCCAAGACAGAGCAATCGTGGCGGTGGCGGGCGCCTCCAAGGAGGGTTCGGGCAAATCGATGTAGTCCCAGACTTGGACCAACGGGAACCGGTCTTCGCCTGCCGCCACATCGGGTAGCAAGGCCGTGACGGCTTGTTGAATTTCGGTTTCGGTTTGTTCTTTGAGGGCGACCAGGTCTGCGGTTTCTAAAGGCTTGATCTCGTCCACGGTTTGGTCTGGGTTGGCTTCGAGCTGTTGCTTGGTCCACACTTTCTTGTAATAGCTTTGCGGCAAGCCAATCGAAACCTTGACGCGTTTGACAGGCAAGCCAGCCATCCGAGTCGTGGAGTACTCTTGTCCGGCAACCCGGTTGCTGGTTCGCTCGTCTTCTTTCGTTTTGGATGTTTGAGCGGTGGCGTCGAGTTTGACAGGTCGGTTGCTGCTCAAGGCATTCGTTTGGGCGCCGGGGACTCCACCGGGGGTGGGACGCGAAGATTCCGTTTCGCGTTTGCGAGAGGTTTCGTTGAGGGTCGTGGGTTGATCCGCGTAGCTCAAGCTTGCTTTTTCGGTGCTCATCGTCGGATCGATTTCGACGTGCGTTGCCACGTGGATCTTTCCGTAACCCATCAAGTGGTTGCGGATCTTCATTTCGAACCGCTCTTCTTCTTCGCGACGTTTTCGAGACAGCGGGTCGTCGTCATCGGCCAAGTCGAAGGACGAGGAGCCATTGGTGTCTGTGACCACGACATCATCAATGGACATACCAGCAAACGAGGCTTGGACCAGGTCCTTGATTTGCATCACGCGAGCTCGGGGCAGCGGTTGGATGCCTTCGGGTTCGATGGTCACGCTGGCGGATTGAGTCCGGGCACGTGAAAGTCCCATGCGTTCGCCTTGGTCATATTCCACTCTCGCTGTGCGGATGTCGTTGAACATCATGATGCTGCGAGCGATGTCGAGCAGTTTGGCGTTCAGTTCCCGCGCCACCCGTTGTTCATTCGATTCAAACGGACTGGCTTTCTCGATCGCGGCTTGGACGCTGGTTCTCAATGACAGCGGGAGCGAAGCGGAGCTTTCCAAGGCCTTCAAGAATTCACTGCGTGATTCGATTGGGATTTTGATCCGGCGACCTTCGCGGGTCCAGCCTCGCAGGTCCGCGTTTCCAAAGGCGACTTCGGCCGCATCCAAATCGCGTTCGCTGAAGCTGCGGCCGCCCAGCAAGTATTCGCTGGTGGGAGTCGAGCTGCCACGCACCAAGAACCCCATTGCCACGATGATTGCCGTCAGCAGCAGCC includes these proteins:
- a CDS encoding cysteine desulfurase family protein — its product is MSLIYLDFNRTTPMAPSVIEAMQPYWSTHFMLPTQSHVHASAVSEAIEGARESVAFLIGCEPFELVFTSGGTEANNLGILGAADFDHTMDPLDGPPHVLISNVEHDAVMQAGLQLGRLGWDVELVPCDAQGLVSADEFEKRFRESTQMVCLQLANHVLGTLQPIRELADRCHNRGIRIHCDATTAVGKVPVDVTQLRVDSLALSAHKMYGPKGVGALFVRRGLELKPILFGESREMGLRAGSENVPGIVGFGSAASMAGRCVDEAYPTLAELRQRLIDGLRSNLGERVKVLAEHVDGLPNTVTVQMPAEAKRIQKAARHLVAGLAQSESPPDEMTRVLQAIGCSEKEVGRAIRVSVGWTTSREQIDRAVNLLAEATDYPSP
- a CDS encoding SET domain-containing protein, whose amino-acid sequence is MTALDKQRRKKLQAVVDKDYSYRSYYDDDIEVKGTGRCGFGVYAARQFQPGELVFEVTGQLIHKKHYVGSEYVMDLDKDWYLEPSTPGAFMNHSCSPNCELVQLTNYSLGVVAICNIEAETEITFDYAWEAFDWNPKCQCGARNCRGWVVSEEEVKKMKRLAKGRKKKPR
- a CDS encoding flagellar M-ring protein FliF C-terminal domain-containing protein; its protein translation is MLQNALDQFRSIYSTMPVPSRIIAGLLLTAIIVAMGFLVRGSSTPTSEYLLGGRSFSERDLDAAEVAFGNADLRGWTREGRRIKIPIESRSEFLKALESSASLPLSLRTSVQAAIEKASPFESNEQRVARELNAKLLDIARSIMMFNDIRTARVEYDQGERMGLSRARTQSASVTIEPEGIQPLPRARVMQIKDLVQASFAGMSIDDVVVTDTNGSSSFDLADDDDPLSRKRREEEERFEMKIRNHLMGYGKIHVATHVEIDPTMSTEKASLSYADQPTTLNETSRKRETESSRPTPGGVPGAQTNALSSNRPVKLDATAQTSKTKEDERTSNRVAGQEYSTTRMAGLPVKRVKVSIGLPQSYYKKVWTKQQLEANPDQTVDEIKPLETADLVALKEQTETEIQQAVTALLPDVAAGEDRFPLVQVWDYIDLPEPSLEAPATATIALSWLSDSWQTLAMLGLAAAALLIARSSVKSLSGNADPTDFQEGFGLELPAPPITVEEQADKVEAMEITGGSLKDELVALVEDNPEVAANVIRSWVGEAA